The Budorcas taxicolor isolate Tak-1 chromosome 18, Takin1.1, whole genome shotgun sequence genome window below encodes:
- the LOC128063537 gene encoding LOW QUALITY PROTEIN: vomeronasal type-1 receptor 4-like (The sequence of the model RefSeq protein was modified relative to this genomic sequence to represent the inferred CDS: inserted 1 base in 1 codon), translating to MAAGDLAAGFILLSQTVVGMLGNFSLLYHYLFLYCTGYRLRTVDLIVKNLTVGNILVLFAAGFHSTMTNFGWNHLNSGSACRFFAYVRGVGRGTSXGITCILSVFQAITISPRNSRWAKLKVQALKFIVPSIFLCWILNLLVNLNYPIFVTRIMNNKSITNRKSFRHCTAIHHDRSGDIFIAMMFFPVVLCFLLMIWTSGSTVFILYRHKQRVQNFHRISVSSISSGESRATKTILLLVSIFVIFNTLSSISYIVLGLLNNPSLFISTMSSIITSYFPTVSPFLLMSRDPTISRLCFAGKRNTNAPTLMRKM from the exons ATGGCTGCAGGTGATTTGGCAGCAGGATTCATCTTATTATCACAGACAGTAGTTGGAATGCTGGggaatttctctcttctttaccaTTATCTCTTCCTGTATTGCACTGGATATAGGCTGAGGACCGTCGATTTGATTGTGAAGAACCTGACTGTAGGTAACATCTTGGTTCTGTTCGCTGCTGGATTCCACAGTACAATGACAAATTTTGGGTGGAATCATCTCAACAGTGGATCTGCATGCAGATTTTTTGCATATGTTCGTGGAGTGGGCAGGGGAACAT ATGGCATCACCTGCATCTTGAGTGTCTTCCAGGCCATCACGATCAGCCCCAGGAACTCCAGGTGGGCAAAGCTTAAAGTGCAAGCTCTCAAGTTCATTGTCCCTTCAATTTTCCTGTGCTGGATCCTGAACCTGCTGGTAAATCTAAATTATCCTATTTTTGTGACTCGAATAATGAACAACAAAAGCATCACTAATAGAAAAAGTTTCAGACATTGTACTGCTATTCATCATGATCGTTCTGGAGACATATTTATAGCAATGATGTTCTTCCCTGTTGTGTTGTGCTTTCTGCTCATGATCTGGACCAGTGGCTCCACAGTTTTCATCCTTTACAGGCACAAGCAGAGGGTCCAAAACTTTCATAGAATCAGTGTCTCCTCCATATCCTCTGGTGAGTCCAGAGCCACCAAAACCATTCTTCTCCTGGTGAGcatctttgttatttttaacaCTCTTTCCTCCATCTCTTATATTGTTTTGGGTCTTTTGAACAATCCTAGTTTGTTCATTTCAACCATGTCGTCAATAATCACTTCATATTTCCCAACTGTCAGTCCCTTTTTGCTCATGAGTCGTGACCCCACAATATCCAGGCTCTGCTTTGCTGGGAAGAGGAATACAAACGCCCCTACCCTTATGAGAAAGATGTAA